Proteins from one Microscilla marina ATCC 23134 genomic window:
- the ybaK gene encoding Cys-tRNA(Pro) deacylase, whose protein sequence is MMATKKTNAMRLLDKHKAAYQTVTYEYDPENLDVAKIAVDNQLELTSIYKTLVVKGDKTGVWVAVVPGNKNLSLKAMAQASNNKKVAMVPVKEIQGLTGYIRGGCSPLGMKKDYPVVIDTNAQVLPTIFVNAGQRGILVGTSPIDLQKITGAVWAAISE, encoded by the coding sequence ATGATGGCTACAAAAAAAACCAACGCCATGAGGCTGCTTGACAAACACAAAGCTGCTTATCAAACAGTAACCTATGAATACGACCCAGAAAACCTAGATGTGGCAAAAATAGCGGTCGATAATCAACTCGAACTCACCTCTATTTACAAAACATTGGTAGTAAAAGGAGATAAAACGGGCGTGTGGGTGGCGGTTGTACCTGGCAATAAAAACTTGTCGCTGAAAGCAATGGCACAGGCAAGCAATAACAAAAAAGTAGCAATGGTACCCGTAAAAGAAATACAAGGGTTAACTGGATACATCAGGGGTGGCTGCTCGCCTTTAGGAATGAAAAAAGACTATCCAGTGGTGATAGATACCAACGCGCAAGTGTTGCCCACTATTTTTGTAAATGCCGGACAAAGAGGGATTTTGGTAGGCACTTCGCCCATTGACTTACAAAAAATTACAGGGGCAGTATGGGCAGCCATAAGCGAGTAA